The following coding sequences lie in one Mercenaria mercenaria strain notata chromosome 5, MADL_Memer_1, whole genome shotgun sequence genomic window:
- the LOC123557402 gene encoding uncharacterized protein LOC123557402 — MPYYDDVDQQETSALGNRQNIHVQVNAADISDDESYDNYGQEQENFSKQFSAVIFEDQNKTTNPNNNNLSLEEIDCAMPKLKAPDKGKPVSDKLAQLVSTSCTALCETDSLISTYKVPENCEMASPPLINQEVWKVLDKKSHMNDKILVGIQNLVAAGLGTVIKLTELIKGNISSEAKGVISDTFTVLGQVQYNLSLRRRYAIRPLLKKMYASLCQSSMPITTKLFGDDISKEVKNCDNLSSLGNSFTQRSPLYGLYGGGFRGRGRFSRRGYNTSYRTQPYPMRGQPGYRSMSRPRPFRRIATATAPNDLE, encoded by the coding sequence ATGCCATATTACGATGATGTTGACCAACAAGAGACTTCAGCTCTTGGTAATAGACAAAATATCCATGTTCAGGTTAATGCTGCTGATATTTCTGATGATGAATCTTATGACAATTATGGGCAAGAGCaggaaaatttttcaaaacaattttcagCAGTCATATTTGAAGATCAGAATAAAACTACTAATCCCAATAATAATAATCTCTCTTTGGAGGAGATTGACTGTGCGATGCCAAAACTGAAAGCACCAGATAAAGGTAAGCCGGTTTCTGACAAATTGGCACAACTTGTTAGTACTTCTTGTACTGCTCTCTGTGAGACAGATTCTTTGATTAGTACTTATAAAGTACCCGAAAACTGTGAAATGGCTTCCCCGCCTTTGATTAACCAGGAAGTCTGGAAGGTGCTAGATAAAAAATCTCACATGAATGATAAAATTCTAGTTGGTATTCAAAATTTAGTTGCTGCCGGCCTTGGAACGGTTATTAAATTGACTGAATTAATCAAGGGTAACATATCATCTGAAGCAAAAGGGGTCATCTCAGATACTTTTACTGTCCTCGGCCAGGTACAGTATAATTTGTCTCTTCGGAGAAGATATGCTATTAGACCTCTCTTGAAAAAGATGTATGCTAGCTTGTGTCAAAGTTCAATGCCTATCACAACCAAATTATTTGGGGATGACATTTCTAAAGAAGTGAAAAATTGTGACAATCTCTCCTCCTTGGGAAATTCTTTTACTCAGCGTAGTCCCTTGTATGGTCTGTATGGTGGAGGATTTCGTGGTAGGGGCAGATTTTCTCGTAGAGGGTACAATACCTCTTACAGAACACAGCCATATCCAATGAGAGGACAACCAGGATATCGAAGTATGTCCAGGCCTAGGCCGTTCAGGAGAATTGCCACAGCAACGGCCCCAAACGATCTGGAGTAA